GATTATAATATGAATGTGAGCTCAAGTGCAGGTACTGACAATGCAAGGGGCATAATTTATCCCGGTCGTGACCCAACAAAGGCTTCCAACAATATGAATGGACTGCGTTTTGTCACTACTCATTTGAGTCATGTTCCTTTACTTGTATAGGACTTGTTCACAATTAAGTGAGAGAAGCTTTGCAAGCACAATATGACTCAAATGACTAGTTTTAGGCAAGATTTTCTAAATTTCTAATTCAAGGGCTAAATACTTTTATTCaagattttgtatttttaatagcTGGTAAGCCTACATCACACTTCATAGACTTTGAAAGGTCATCAGCTCTGTCACATGTCAACAAAATACGCTAAAAACTTAGGCTACACAAGTATATGAGAAAGTTTTACAATCAGGACTAAACAGTTTAAGTGTACAATGTTAAATCTTGCAGCAAAAATTGCTTCTACCATGAATTGCTGTTGATGTACGCagcatttttatgttgtagttGGAAAAATGGCAGCTAATGTGTAGGTTATTACCATACTTTTGTGTAGGCCTTCTAGGTAGTTAACTGTAAAAATGCATCTTATCTTCAAAAACAATCAAGTTTTTAATTGTAAGTAATATATTTCTAAATTAAGGATCAATTATAGTCTAGAAACTCAAGCCAACAGATGATTAGTTTAGCTCTGCGACTGAAACTAGCTTTGTCCAAACTAATGGAATCAGCCAGCCAGTAGCCCACTTCTACATATCACTAATAGAAAAACAACCTTTGCTTAACATTTAAgtgaaaacatgatgaagtttTAGTCTTAACTCCAGTAAGAAGAAGTAAGACTATGGGCATTAGCGTCTCTCGTCTATCAGCTAGCTGGTGTGTTAGCTGTAGCTTCACATGtaacagacagaaacaagagAATTTTCACatcaaactaaattaaaaaatgtttagatAAATTATGTTACACCAATTAACAAGTAAAAATAAGTTTGAGTTGCATTAAATCATTGAACATTCTGTCTGAACTCAGAAGTGCAAAACTAACAGGCCTAGTTAGCTTAgcagaaaaaaattgaaatggatttttaaaatgattctttttttgtttaaaattgaGGTCGGTGTAAACATGACAAGCTGCAGCTTTACAATTAATATCagtttctttatgttctctCAATGCTAAGTAAGCTAAGCTGTGTGCTAGCTTTTATGTAACAGACATTTATGAGTCATCAGTTTTTCTGTCCAATTTTACAAAATAAGCAAACCAGTGCATCTAAAACATCTAAATTACAAAACCTTTACATATCTTAGTCTAAAACAAATCTCCATCCATTAAAAGGCATGGAGcgtctctctgttctctctagCCTATAATAAGCTCAATTGTGTGCTAACTGTCGCTACCtaaacagacaaaagaaaaggaatGGTTTCAATTTTCTCAGCAAACTTTTGACAAGGATGTGACTAAGCTATcagaaagtgaaataaaacctGCGATGTTACCCTcccaaaaataacacaaagttaTAGGCTATAACTCACAGTAGGtattaatacaaaaacataGGCAATACCACTCTTAGCCTTCTCTAATCTTAAAACAGACAGCTGatagttagcttagcataaagagtGGCAAATGGAGGAAATAGCTTGCCTAGCTCTATCCAAACTGGCAAAATCAGCCTAACAGCATCCTTCAAGCTTTTGCACGTTTGTACAAAATATGTAGGCCTATTGCACGTTTGAAaccaaagtttaaaaacacagtttcacTTTCGCTAGGCCTACTGTCTtctctatgctaagctaagctggGTGACAGCTGTGACTTCATACTTCAGAACATCTTACAGTCAAGAAACCAGATGGTTTTATTTCTCAAAATATCCTGTTAGTACTTTAATCATCTAATTTGCTTTGGGGCCAAGCTTTAAGACAGTGAGGTCAAATGTACAGGATAACCCTCTCAGCAGAAAAGGTGGTGGTCATGAAAAGTATGTCTATGTTGTCGGCTACTTTAGTCAAGTAGTTGAGTGAGTATACTGAGTTATAATTGACCAAAAGTAATTTCACAGCTTTCAAGTTACAAGATAATGTGTAACATCAAAAGTGGTATTCTTGGTCCTCTGCTATTAGTTGTGtacaaagtatttatttaatgaCTGATTTTTAGCACTTAAAAGTACAGAGCACGACATACTCTGGGTAAAAACTtaaaagctggaaaaaaaaccatCCTGAGTTTGTGGCCATGCTGAAGCAGAAACAAAGTAGGAGTCTGCATCAGTGGAGCCATTAGTGCTGAGGGACGGCAAAGAAATCAATGGTCACCTGTTCATAAGAGACTCCTATTAAAGGTGCAGCCTTCACTCTGAAGATACTAAGTGCTGATGTCTGAGTGTAAAATGGCCACAATAATAGATAGAGTCAAGGCACTTTATTGAAAATCCATTGGGAGAGCTGCATGCATTTCAGAAAGGACAACCTTGACATTCAGCCTGATGTTTCCTATAACATATATAAGACATCTACTTTTTAGATTCAGAATGGGGACTTGGAAATGTTAATTTCCTTTAAGCTgcacataaaatacatttcagactCAATACTTCAAGACAGTGGTACTCCAAACCTCAGCGTAAACTTACCTGTTAATTGTGTAACTCTGCCTCCACCTACTGGacaaaacagagacattcaTGGCAGAGACATTCAATTTCAAGTTGAGCTTGTTGGCTccattctttatttatttttttactactTTGAGATGTAACCTGAAATTGAAGAATTCATTCAGTTGATTTATTGTCTATTTATACAAAATTACACCTAAAAATTGAGCATGAGATGATGTCCAACTGATGGATTGTCATATTTGGTGCTAAACATGACACAGTGAGGATTAAACTGTGGTTCTACTACAACAATGAATTCCAAATTAAACAGTATTTTACTTAAATAATTCATGATGAAATCTCTAGAAACAAAAAGGTGTTGTAGGCTTGCACATACTGTACGCAACCTTAGTCCTAAGAGTTCTTACTGGTGAAGAAATAGCTTATGATGCAGTTTACAGTCTTAGACTCTGAGAAAACAGCAAACCCTCTCCTCATTCAAGTGTGTGTGAATCTGAatagagtgtgtgaggagagagCTGCTGAGCCTGTGTGGACACTATGAGAGGAACGCTGTGGATGACGACGTTCTGGCTGCTCAGAGTGATGTTTGGCACAAGCAACGCACTTTCCTCACAGGTTAAGGCACTCTGAACTGTCCTCTGAACTGGCTCTTCCGATGGTCCGCACACCATGTCGGGGGGATTCATAACCACGGCGGTGTTCCCTTCTGTCACCACCGTCACCTCCGTGCCGCCCTCCTGGATCAGAGCGTTGAGTCCCTCCAGTTCGGAGCAGGTCGTGATGAAAGTCTGGGAGCCGCCGCTGGAGTCCTGAGCCGTTATGGCCGTGTGCAGCAGCGCCTGGTGGAGCTGGCTGCTGGCGTCGTCAGGAGCCAGCTGCGTCAAAAGAACCGCCTGAGGTTCAACGGTGGCTTCTGCGGCTTGGGAGGAACCGAGGGGTTGAATCGGCGCTAAAAGGTTGACTTGATGGATCATAGAGTTCACCACCATGTCCTGGCTTTCTGGGCTCAGCAGAACCATGTTGGTTTTACTTTGAGCATCCACAGTGGCTGGGATTAAGGTGTTCTCCTGGCTGAGAGGGTGCGATACAATTATTTTGAGCTGCGCGCTGCTGTAAGGAGCCATCGAGTCGGACTGGAGAGGAACATGGAGCTGGGCGCCGTTTTGCGACGTCGCGACAGGAACCATGTTGACGGCATCGGGCGGGGTGCAGGTCTGCAGCTGCAACACATTCTGAGCTTCTCTGTGCTGCTTCTTGTGGCTCCGCAGAGAGTCCTCCCTCACAAAAGAAGCGTCGCACGAGTCACAGCAGAAAGCTCGAGCCGCTTCCAGCTTCGCCCGATACCTGGAGCCCGCAGGTAGTTTAGGAGGATCGCCTCCTCCGCTCTTCCCTCCTAGTTTACCGCCCGTCCCCCTGCCGCCCTTCTCGGGCTTATCCGAGTGACACTTCTTTTTGTGGATGACCAGATTGCTGCGCTGCTTGGAGGCGAAGTTGCAGAAGTCGCACTTAAAGGGCCGCTCCTCCGAGTGGATCCTCTCGTGGACTTTGAGCGCCCCCTTGCTGGTGCAGGAGTAAGTGCACTTGGAGCACTGCATGGGCTGAACCGGCTGGTGCTCTCGGGTGTGCTGCCGCAGAGCAGTCTTGCTGGCGCACTGAAAGTCGCAGTGGCCGCATTTGAGCGAGTCCCCGGAGTTGTGTTTGATCTGAATGTGGGATTTGAGGTTGCCCTTCATGGCGCAGCGGTAATCGCAGAAGTCGCACTTGTAAGGCTTTTCGCCCGAGTGGATGCGGACGTGCCTCTTCAGGTCGGAGTTGATTTTGAACTTTGCGTCACATTGCGAGCACTGGAAAGGTGAATCCCCTGGgaaatcagaagaagaagaaaaacaaatgaatcatcAATACAGTCATCAAAATCAGGAACtccagatgttttaaaaacCCACCGGTGTGCGAGCGGAGGTGAACAGTGAGCTGGCTGGAGTTGCGGCTTGCGTACGGGCAGATCTGGCACTTAAAAGGCCGCTCGTCGTAGTGGATGCGCAGGTGTTTCTTCAGGCTGCTGCTGTCCGCCGCCGCGTACGGACAGTGTTTACACTTGTGCGGCTTCTCGCCCGTGTGCGAGCGGCTGTGCATGTTGAGCTTGTCCCGTCGACTGAAGCGCTTGTGGCACAGCTCGCACTCAAACGGCTTCTCGCCTGGATGGAggacgtgtaaaaaaaaaagaaaaaaaaaaagacacatgtcAGGATCTGAAACTGAAGTGCTCAATCAgccaaaaatgaaataaaacagggGATTGAACTTACCGGTGTGGGTTTTAAGATGCCGCTCCATGTCTTTTTGGCCATACTGTGTCTTAAAAGTGCAACCTGTAAATCAGCATTGTTGCGttttacaatgtgtgtgtgtgtgtgtgtgtagcctgcGCACCTGTTGAAAGTGAATCTAAAAGtagataaataaaagaaaaggctAACGACTGGGGGACTTGACAGGGGGAGGAAGTACAGAGAAAAAGGGAACGTGTTACAGTCATAAAGAGCGAGAGGCACCGACCTGagaaacagcagctgtgtcTCTTTGAAGTCAGGGCCGGTTTCAATTTTTTCGAAGGTGTTTTCTGCGCTTTGGTCAGGATCTTTTTGACACCTCTCCGAACACACGACTGGTAGGTTTCTTCAAATACAAACTCAGTGCTGGGATCTGAAGCAGGACAGGAGGACAGTGCACAAGGCTGtcagtttgcatgtgtgtgtgtgtgtgtgtgtgtgtgtgtgtgtgtgtgtggataggTGATAACAAACCCAGTAGTAATTGCACTTTACTTTACCTGGCAGTGTGGTAGTTGTTGATGTGTCGGAGGTGGGCAGAGAGCATCCATTCTGCTTGTGGGCGAGAAACACCTCGAAATTGTTGTACTGCTGTTTGCAGAAGCCGCAGATGTGGATGTCTGGACTCACCTCCACCAAGACAGAATGCCCTGCAGCGACTTCAgaagacagacaacaacaacaacaacaacaacaacagaacccATCATTATAACACGAAGTTTGTTTGAAACTGAGACAAAATCACCACTGAGATCCTGCAGATATTATAGAAAGGGTATATTGTTATTGAATGGCAGTTTTCCCTCTACCTTCGGCGTTGTAAGTTGCCATGTTCGTGCTCGTTTTGCTGAAGGTTTTCCTCATTCTCTGGCTCCTCAGAGCCTCACGACGTCCACCATGTTGTTAAAGTGTGCAGACTCGACTGAACAGGCCTCCTGC
This region of Labrus bergylta chromosome 12, fLabBer1.1, whole genome shotgun sequence genomic DNA includes:
- the zfp64 gene encoding zinc finger protein 64 isoform X1, which translates into the protein MRKTFSKTSTNMATYNAEVAAGHSVLVEVSPDIHICGFCKQQYNNFEVFLAHKQNGCSLPTSDTSTTTTLPDPSTEFVFEETYQSCVRRGVKKILTKAQKTPSKKLKPALTSKRHSCCFSGCTFKTQYGQKDMERHLKTHTGEKPFECELCHKRFSRRDKLNMHSRSHTGEKPHKCKHCPYAAADSSSLKKHLRIHYDERPFKCQICPYASRNSSQLTVHLRSHTGDSPFQCSQCDAKFKINSDLKRHVRIHSGEKPYKCDFCDYRCAMKGNLKSHIQIKHNSGDSLKCGHCDFQCASKTALRQHTREHQPVQPMQCSKCTYSCTSKGALKVHERIHSEERPFKCDFCNFASKQRSNLVIHKKKCHSDKPEKGGRGTGGKLGGKSGGGDPPKLPAGSRYRAKLEAARAFCCDSCDASFVREDSLRSHKKQHREAQNVLQLQTCTPPDAVNMVPVATSQNGAQLHVPLQSDSMAPYSSAQLKIIVSHPLSQENTLIPATVDAQSKTNMVLLSPESQDMVVNSMIHQVNLLAPIQPLGSSQAAEATVEPQAVLLTQLAPDDASSQLHQALLHTAITAQDSSGGSQTFITTCSELEGLNALIQEGGTEVTVVTEGNTAVVMNPPDMVCGPSEEPVQRTVQSALTCEESALLVPNITLSSQNVVIHSVPLIVSTQAQQLSPHTLYSDSHTLE
- the zfp64 gene encoding zinc finger protein 64 isoform X2; the protein is MERHLKTHTGEKPFECELCHKRFSRRDKLNMHSRSHTGEKPHKCKHCPYAAADSSSLKKHLRIHYDERPFKCQICPYASRNSSQLTVHLRSHTGDSPFQCSQCDAKFKINSDLKRHVRIHSGEKPYKCDFCDYRCAMKGNLKSHIQIKHNSGDSLKCGHCDFQCASKTALRQHTREHQPVQPMQCSKCTYSCTSKGALKVHERIHSEERPFKCDFCNFASKQRSNLVIHKKKCHSDKPEKGGRGTGGKLGGKSGGGDPPKLPAGSRYRAKLEAARAFCCDSCDASFVREDSLRSHKKQHREAQNVLQLQTCTPPDAVNMVPVATSQNGAQLHVPLQSDSMAPYSSAQLKIIVSHPLSQENTLIPATVDAQSKTNMVLLSPESQDMVVNSMIHQVNLLAPIQPLGSSQAAEATVEPQAVLLTQLAPDDASSQLHQALLHTAITAQDSSGGSQTFITTCSELEGLNALIQEGGTEVTVVTEGNTAVVMNPPDMVCGPSEEPVQRTVQSALTCEESALLVPNITLSSQNVVIHSVPLIVSTQAQQLSPHTLYSDSHTLE